The following nucleotide sequence is from Aspergillus nidulans FGSC A4 chromosome I.
CAGCAGCACTTGTCAAAGGCTAAGTTGAGTCACGATCTTTTTCGTTTTCGGCCTTGGGTGGATCGGTTCCGACGGAATGTTTAAGAGGGACACCGCGGTTGACCGCCATCTTTAAATCGGGCTTTGCGGAGCGCAGTAGCAAAGGTGTTCTGAAAGAAGAATGACGAGACTCCTTGAACAGTTTCCGTTATCTAATTGGAGTCGGCACGGCGAGCTTTGGTTCGTCGCCCTTTTCATGAACATGTCACTTGGATCGTCGAAGGGCGTAGTCTAGTAAAGAACCAGTGGGTGGTTGGACGAGCTCCTCTTGTTTCGGCGTATGCGTATTCTAGATTGAGGCTCCCTTAGTCTTTCAGTACCGGTAGATAAATAGGAGCATCTGCACCATATCAGGGCGAATCTAAGCAGCAGATGAATTTATATACTATATGTTCTCTACTTAACTACCTGAAAAATAATGCAGCTTGTCATTGATAGTCAGGGAGGCTTCCCAATACCCACCTGCAAGAAATACGTGAAATGAGATTACCCCGAGCTAACCCCGCCCACGCATAGATAAGGATAGATAAGGCTACCGCCGGCATCGGATTCGTAAGTATTGCCGGACCTTATCTCCTGGATTCAGTCATCTGACATTCTTTTGGCGGAGGACGACCTCGGAGGTTGTCAAAGCCACCCCTCACCTCCTACAAAATCAGCCTCTCTACCTGCTTCATATTATAAGGTACTGCTGGACCCAAACTCTTGCTATCTCGAAGATGGAAGACTGCATGCCAATATGAAAGCCGCTTCCAAGTTCTGGGGAAGCGCCATGGCGTCTCCGCGTCAACATTACTGCTTTGGATAGACGAAGACAAGTCTAAGCACAAGGAATTCATGATGATCGCCTGCCTCAACGCCGAAACAACTTGCACATCACCGAATCTTGGTAGATTATGACTCTAAATATCAGCGGTGAACCCTCTCTTCGTCCATCGCCCGGTATATATTGTCTATCGTGCCATTGTGCTAGGATTTTAGCCGTTACCATCTGAATTAACTGCTCTAAGATGCAGACAaacagcggcagcagcagcagctttaAGGACCTGACCGAGTGAAATTCAGGGGCAGTACGGCGCATAAAACAATCAACCCCCTTCAAATTCGGCAATGATCACAGTCCAGACCGCTTGATATCAGCTCTTGTCGGCCATCTGCTCTTCTTATCGACTATCCGTCCACGctctgcaggagatggaatCAGCAACAGATCTGGCCATCTCGCCGACCATGAGCGCTTGGGTACGCCAACGAGGCGGCTCTGCAGGCAGCGCACCTAAGCGCAACGGCTTTCAAACTGTACCAACCGGCCTGTCGTCCAATGCCTGATCCTCGTCTCAGGATCACTGCAAGTCAGTACTATGCAGCTATTCTCATGCCCGAGTTATACTACCCGAGTCCTGATCCCCGGCAAGAAGGTCGCGCGCAGTAAAACAGCAGTAGATATAGCCGCGGCTTATGACATTGTCGCTTGTGGCAGCACCGCGCCCAAGATAATTTGTACAGCGGGCGTACGTGACGGCCACACTATGTTCTGAGTGGCGCCAGCGGGTCAGTGGGGTCGATGTTCATTCTACTGTGCAAATTCCTCTCGCAAAGATGATAGGCGTGGACTGGGCGTAGATCAGGTACCTTGATAGAGCTCAGGGACCGCAGCATTTGTAGTTGCACAAGCCCAAGGCAATGAAGCCCACAAGCGGCAAGGCCGTGGCCAAAGTGGGTAGAGACTGGGCTGCACTGCCTGTTTATTTCAGGTGCGCTACTGCTGTCCTGCGTTCTATTCATTATCATTCCACTAGACTGCTGCTCTGGACCTCCCTTTCATCTCGAAATCAAAGGTTTACGAGATTGTCTGCTGTTTAACTGAAAGCAAAATTCTGGCCAGAGAGGGTTATGCATTCTAAGTCACTTAAGTTTAGCCTCAGCCGGGTTACTTGACTATACAATCGTCGTCATTTTGCACATATGCTTGTTCATCAGTCACGTGTGTGTCCCGCATTTGCTTTGCTTGCAGCGCCCGCTCGTACGtcatctgctgctgcaggggaGCCTCGAGCGGCAAGGGTGATCACGACACTGATACAGTCCTGGCAAGCGTTGGCAGTCGTCACTTTGTTATAGCGCCTGGTATGAAATTGGTTAGACGGGAATAATATGAGCATTATAGCAGCATCCTTGAAGCCCGTCTGATCTTTAACCGGGTTCCATGACCTTCTGCTACCACGTAGATGGCTTCAGGCAGAATTATTATCATTACATCAGGCATAAGAACGTCGCCGATACCACCTAGATAGAGTAGGCAACAACTACCTATGGCCATAGCCACGCTTTATTAGTGGCAGTAACTTGGTGTTTCACCTTATCTTCAGGGCTTACAATGAGGGAAATTACCTCTCGAGTCACCCCTCCCCGGGAAAGACATACATATAAGCCCGGTCTCCCCACCTTCGGCTGAAGGACCCTTTTCAATCTACGATCCACCACTCTCCAGCCTCCCCTACACTTGCTCTCATTAGAATATCTCTCGAACGCTGCTCCCTGTCCACTCATCCCACAACTCAAAATCACGATGCCTCTCTACAACGTTCGTCGCCCTGTCGTGCACTCGTCCAGGCTCACCACTAACCTCCCTATCCTAGGTTACCCTGAAGAAAGACTCCCCCATCGAGGAGCTTCACAAGTGAGCCTCCcttccgccgcatcatcgaAAGCATTCGCTAAACCTGCTTTTTGCACAACAGAGCCAAGGAGgctgcaaaggagaagggaggAACCATCAAGCACGAGTACACCCTGATCAAGGGTTTCACGTGAGTGAGCTCCTTGTTGTCGTCCTGTCTCCAGAACAAATTCCGGCTGACATATCTACTAGCGTTGAATACCCCGACGACCTCGTTTCAGTCTTCGAATCAAGCGAACACATTCATGTTGAGCAGGATGGGGAGGTTAAGACTCAGTGATGGGGGTCTAGCGCTCTTCATGGACTCTGAGCAATAGAGCAAATACGCTGCCTTCTGAGCTGTTTCGAACCATCACTGAGCTAATGTATGAGTTACGGATCTGACTTTTATGCTTTATGACAAGAGAATACACCGAATTCATCGAGAATAGTTTTTATGCAATGTTGAAGCGCCTGTTTATTGAGGTGCCGATAACTGAATCACGATGCGATCAGTTGGAGCGTACTTGGTACCTGAGATGTAGGAAATGGCGAGTACCGTTCTGTTGATTGTAATGTGATCGCTGCCCCTCCTCTCTCTTATATAAACGCTATCACATTCAAAATCCCCACTATCGTGCCATTGGGTTATCTTATCTAGGACGTTCTAGCCGTGATAGGTAAACACAGATActagctggagctggaggctaGGTTATGTTCCCAAGCACCGCTATAGTATCCTAGGGAAGCTAAGACATCCAAACATCGTCTTCGTGGTGGAGAATAATGAGAACAACGCATGATTCCAGATTGAAAACGTAGGTTGGAATGTTGCTGAGAAACATTCGTGTCGAGTGGATGATCAATCCGCACTGAGCGCCGGCACGTGAGTCCATCCTCACCGCGGGCGACAAATGAATTTCACAAGCTTTCCGAACTGCTCTTGACCTAAAACCCAGCATGGCTTGTGCTTGCTATGGCGGCAACGATCCCATTTCTGACACTGTCTATAGGTCGTGACCTTCGGAGAAGCGCCCTTCGCCACCGTAGTCGGATGGTAGCAGCACGTCTTTTTGCGACATCCAGTCATCCCAAACTCACCACCACAGCCACCGCTACTACCACACAAAATCTTACACCCCGGGCAAATGATGAGGTCGCTCGTCTTGCAGCTAGTCGGCGTCGACCCTTGACTCTAGCTGATTTGCTGAAGTGAGGAATCGGCGAGATACCCATTGAGAGCGCGATCTGACGATGTCTTTCTAGATACGGCCGTCCGCCACTATCAAAAGAAGCCCTCCTTGCCTCCGCCAACTTCaccctctctcttctcccagcccGACTGGCTTCCCGTATTGAAGCTCTTCGAAACCTCCCATTTATTGTCGTCGCAAACCCGCATGTCTCCAAGATTTACGGCAATTACGTTCATTCGCTGTCAACGCTACTCCCCTGGCAAAAGCGGCAGGTCACGaccctggaggaagagaatcaaTTTGCTGAGGTACTAGCAGACCTCGTCCACACGCATTCCAACACGATCCCCATCCTAGCACGCGGCTTTCTTGAATGTCGTAAGTACATCGATCCCGCTGAGGTGACGCGGTTCCTGGATACACATTTGCGAGCGCGGATTGGTACGCGGTTAATAGCAGAGCAACACCTGGCGCTTCATTTTGCGTCGCGGCCTGCTGGGGACGGATCAGCCGAAGGACGAGAGCAGCCGCGGAAGGATGCGCCGCCGTCAAACTATATCGGGGTAATCGATACCGCTTTGCAACCGGCTCGTATTGTACGGTCGTGCGAGGAATTCGTTGGAGAAATTTGCGAACTGAAATATGGGGTGCGCCCACGGCTGGAGATTCACGGACAACCGGACGCGACTTTCGCGCATGTCCCTGTGCATGTGGAGTACATCCTCACCGAGCTATTGAAGAATGCATTCAGGGCCGTCATCGAGAGTGGAAACGAGCAGGAGCCGATTGAAGTGACAATCGCCGCCGCACCAGATGTACCTGGCAATCATTTACAAGCACATGAGCCAGTCACCAACGGTAAACCAGCAGACGCCCTAGACACAGGCGCTCAATCCGACAGCGACGTCGGATTCCACGTCGATACAGTTGTTGGTACTGCAGACGCAAACGAGTCCATCAAATTCTCCACTCCATCCTCGCAAAGCATTACCCTCCGAATTCGAGaccgcggcggcggcataTCCCCGGACGTCTTGCCCCAGATCTGGTCATACAGCTTCACCACGTTTTCTGACCTGGATATGGGCGAAGCAGGCGGGATAGACGCGC
It contains:
- a CDS encoding alpha-ketoacid dehydrogenase kinase family protein (transcript_id=CADANIAT00006649), producing the protein MAATIPFLTLSIGRDLRRSALRHRSRMVAARLFATSSHPKLTTTATATTTQNLTPRANDEVARLAASRRRPLTLADLLKYGRPPLSKEALLASANFTLSLLPARLASRIEALRNLPFIVVANPHVSKIYGNYVHSLSTLLPWQKRQVTTLEEENQFAEVLADLVHTHSNTIPILARGFLECRKYIDPAEVTRFLDTHLRARIGTRLIAEQHLALHFASRPAGDGSAEGREQPRKDAPPSNYIGVIDTALQPARIVRSCEEFVGEICELKYGVRPRLEIHGQPDATFAHVPVHVEYILTELLKNAFRAVIESGNEQEPIEVTIAAAPDVPGNHLQAHEPVTNGKPADALDTGAQSDSDVGFHVDTVVGTADANESIKFSTPSSQSITLRIRDRGGGISPDVLPQIWSYSFTTFSDLDMGEAGGIDALNTISSNSGQLSSIAGLGYGLPLSRAYAEYFGGSIAVQTLWGWGTDVYLTLNGVGKVA
- a CDS encoding uncharacterized protein (transcript_id=CADANIAT00006648), coding for MPLYNVTLKKDSPIEELHKAKEAAKEKGGTIKHEYTLIKGFTVEYPDDLVSVFESSEHIHVEQDGEVKTQ